In one window of bacterium DNA:
- a CDS encoding branched-chain amino acid ABC transporter permease: protein MREAAEIAVGGLLAGSVFALVALGFTLVYNVMGVPNLAQGAFVVLGALGMYSLETQGHWPPAAAAAGAAGAAALIGAAMERFVVRPARAHLAVGGMLILLVGLLTFFEGASLLIWGSQPYSIPAFSGERPVIVGGVGVPTQAFWIVGISGLIVAALWYVLARTAFGKALRACAENPVAASLMGVQVSGMTLFAFAVGAAIGAIGGEVLGPVTSIAFDTGRFFTNLGFVAFALGGMGSFFGAIAGGLGLGVV from the coding sequence GTGCGGGAAGCCGCTGAGATCGCCGTCGGCGGCCTGCTGGCGGGCAGCGTCTTCGCCCTGGTTGCCCTCGGGTTTACGCTCGTCTACAACGTCATGGGCGTCCCGAACCTTGCACAGGGTGCGTTCGTCGTGCTCGGGGCGCTGGGGATGTACTCGCTCGAGACGCAGGGCCATTGGCCGCCGGCGGCCGCGGCCGCCGGCGCGGCGGGCGCGGCCGCGCTGATCGGCGCCGCGATGGAACGGTTCGTCGTCCGGCCAGCGCGGGCGCACCTCGCGGTGGGCGGCATGCTCATTCTGCTCGTCGGGCTCCTCACGTTCTTCGAGGGCGCGAGCCTGCTCATCTGGGGCAGCCAGCCTTACTCGATTCCGGCGTTTTCGGGCGAGCGGCCGGTGATCGTGGGCGGCGTCGGTGTCCCGACGCAGGCATTCTGGATCGTCGGCATCTCCGGCCTCATCGTCGCGGCGCTGTGGTACGTGCTGGCGCGGACGGCCTTCGGCAAGGCGCTCCGCGCCTGCGCGGAGAACCCGGTCGCGGCCAGCCTCATGGGCGTCCAGGTCTCGGGGATGACGCTCTTCGCGTTCGCCGTCGGTGCGGCAATCGGCGCGATCGGCGGCGAGGTGCTGGGACCGGTCACCTCGATCGCGTTCGATACCGGGCGCTTCTTCACCAACCTCGGCTTCGTCGCATTCGCGTTGGGCGGGATGGGCTCGTTCTTCGGGGCGATCGCCGGGGGCCTGGGACTCGGCGTCGTGC
- a CDS encoding DinB family protein, with protein MTTPWIEVLRNATVGAFQGPNGDYPSVLDVLDGLTAVQASWKQSLYRHSIWQIVDHLAKSKEWERRVILGERPPAPTWEDPGGDDAAWLAAIVRLRGAQGQLLETIDRLAEDELWKRPPTQTGWPVVNLVLNKAAHDAYHAGQIRHLRALQENLNDEMVTRLVRQRAMPTGPIEATVRAVRREHFLPGVALEAVYSGEAVITRRGPEGIPISSSSMPEIMALMLQQLDVQPGHRVLEVGAGTGYNAALLGVLAGPAGDVTTVDIDAAIVQEARQRLDASGHPVVRTVTADGWLGVPEYAPFDRIEVTVGVSDLSPAWVTQLKDGGRLVVPLWLARGQEVAVAFHNRAGCLRSVAVILCGFMRLRGPHAGPETFVTVRDWFIPLEEPDPVRLAALETVLACEPRVEPAPPGLQGWWARLLLEEPRAITLGRKGEWRKNGCGILEVGERPGLAFVTARTWDHQLYTFGSDAARAMLLERLVGIRPLDVRDLTIEAIAATAPQPQDGMVLRRRNFQFVLRERGATDRQGCFTI; from the coding sequence ATGACGACGCCTTGGATCGAGGTCCTCCGCAACGCCACCGTGGGGGCATTCCAGGGGCCAAACGGGGATTACCCATCCGTACTCGACGTGCTCGACGGGCTGACCGCCGTGCAGGCATCTTGGAAACAGTCCCTGTACCGGCATTCGATTTGGCAGATCGTCGATCATCTCGCCAAGAGCAAGGAATGGGAGCGCCGAGTCATCCTCGGCGAGCGGCCACCGGCACCGACCTGGGAGGATCCCGGCGGCGACGATGCCGCATGGCTGGCGGCCATTGTGCGGCTTCGAGGTGCGCAGGGACAGCTATTGGAAACGATCGACCGCTTGGCCGAGGACGAGTTGTGGAAACGCCCGCCGACGCAGACAGGATGGCCGGTCGTTAACCTGGTCCTCAACAAGGCAGCCCATGACGCGTACCACGCCGGCCAAATCCGCCACCTGCGGGCACTTCAAGAGAATCTGAACGATGAGATGGTGACTCGTCTAGTCAGGCAGCGCGCAATGCCAACAGGACCTATTGAGGCGACGGTTCGCGCCGTACGGAGAGAGCACTTTCTTCCCGGGGTAGCGTTGGAGGCCGTTTACAGCGGCGAGGCGGTAATCACGCGGCGAGGGCCCGAGGGGATCCCGATCAGCTCATCCAGCATGCCCGAGATCATGGCGCTAATGTTGCAGCAACTCGACGTGCAGCCCGGGCACCGCGTCCTCGAGGTTGGCGCCGGAACCGGATATAATGCGGCGCTCTTGGGCGTCCTGGCAGGGCCGGCCGGCGACGTGACGACTGTCGATATCGACGCGGCAATCGTTCAAGAGGCACGACAGCGCCTTGATGCTTCAGGCCACCCGGTTGTTCGCACTGTGACCGCCGACGGCTGGCTTGGCGTGCCGGAATACGCACCCTTCGACCGGATCGAGGTGACGGTCGGCGTGTCGGACCTGTCGCCCGCATGGGTGACCCAGCTCAAAGACGGTGGCCGGCTCGTCGTCCCGCTGTGGCTCGCGCGGGGCCAGGAAGTGGCGGTCGCCTTTCATAACCGCGCGGGTTGCCTGCGGAGTGTCGCTGTCATACTCTGTGGCTTCATGCGCCTGCGCGGTCCGCACGCCGGACCCGAAACCTTCGTCACGGTGCGCGATTGGTTCATTCCGTTGGAGGAACCTGATCCAGTGCGGTTGGCGGCGCTCGAGACTGTTCTCGCATGCGAGCCGCGCGTCGAGCCGGCTCCGCCTGGACTGCAGGGCTGGTGGGCCCGCCTGCTGCTCGAGGAGCCCCGCGCCATTACTTTAGGCCGCAAAGGTGAGTGGCGAAAGAACGGGTGCGGCATTTTGGAGGTTGGCGAACGGCCAGGTCTCGCGTTCGTCACCGCGAGGACGTGGGATCATCAACTCTACACGTTCGGAAGCGATGCCGCCCGCGCCATGCTTCTTGAGAGGTTGGTGGGCATCCGACCCCTCGACGTTCGTGATCTAACCATCGAGGCGATTGCTGCGACGGCGCCGCAACCGCAGGATGGCATGGTGCTTCGCCGGCGGAATTTCCAGTTCGTACTCCGAGAGCGCGGAGCCACCGACAGGCAGGGGTGCTTTACGATCTAG
- a CDS encoding GNAT family N-acetyltransferase, translating to MTLSFPDRIQTARLVLRAPTMDDGPAIFERWAQDADVVRYLTWGPDYAVDEVNEFLRQCQEMRRSGERMAWVLTLAGDGSPITRP from the coding sequence ATGACCTTGTCGTTCCCCGACCGCATCCAGACCGCGCGGCTTGTGCTGCGCGCACCGACGATGGACGATGGGCCGGCGATCTTCGAGCGGTGGGCGCAGGACGCCGACGTCGTCCGATACTTGACGTGGGGCCCGGACTACGCGGTTGACGAGGTAAACGAGTTTCTTCGCCAGTGCCAGGAGATGCGCCGGTCCGGAGAGCGCATGGCCTGGGTGCTGACGCTCGCGGGCGACGGGTCCCCCATCACTAGGCCCTAG
- a CDS encoding DUF120 domain-containing protein translates to MTGVVKPGRGLAVPRMTDSAIIERLQAAAGCPIVPGTLNVRLSEPATRGPNWRYLAAAEISPQWHQQIGQAGYFLIRALIADRYRGLAFQADEPGYPADQVELVAGIQLRPLLGLSDGDKISFSVVDWDDFR, encoded by the coding sequence ATGACCGGGGTTGTGAAGCCAGGCCGCGGACTCGCAGTGCCACGCATGACCGACTCCGCGATCATCGAACGACTGCAGGCAGCAGCCGGCTGTCCGATCGTCCCCGGTACGCTTAACGTGCGCCTCTCCGAGCCGGCTACGCGGGGCCCAAACTGGCGCTACCTCGCCGCAGCGGAAATCAGCCCGCAGTGGCATCAGCAGATTGGTCAAGCTGGCTATTTCCTCATCCGCGCCCTCATCGCCGACCGCTACCGAGGGTTGGCGTTTCAGGCTGACGAACCCGGATACCCCGCGGACCAAGTCGAGTTGGTCGCGGGGATTCAGCTTAGGCCACTTCTCGGCCTGAGCGATGGCGACAAAATCTCGTTCTCAGTAGTCGACTGGGATGATTTTCGATGA
- a CDS encoding NADP-dependent oxidoreductase produces MKAVRTHGRGGPEQLFFEDAPVPVVRPGDVLVRVRATGITPAELTWDETYQSADGTPRIPGIPGHEPSGVVEETAPDITDFRAGDEIYGLADFPRDGAAAEFAAVRAANLALKPRSIPHVQAAALPLSALTAWQALFEHAHLAVGQAVLIHGGAGGVGTLAVQLARWRGAHVLATASARDTALVRSLGADDVIDYHATRFEDILRDIDVVLDTIGGETRERSWRVLRKGGVLVTTVSAIPADVAEQHSVRGVFFIVSGNRKQLDQITGLVDTGKLKPVLSEVLPLARAREAFEHGAAGHTPGKIVLQVAA; encoded by the coding sequence GTGAAAGCAGTCAGGACTCACGGCCGGGGCGGGCCGGAGCAGTTGTTTTTCGAGGATGCACCGGTGCCGGTGGTTCGGCCTGGGGATGTGCTGGTACGGGTACGCGCGACGGGCATCACGCCCGCAGAACTGACTTGGGATGAAACCTATCAGAGCGCCGATGGCACGCCGCGGATTCCAGGCATTCCGGGACACGAGCCATCAGGCGTGGTAGAGGAGACGGCACCCGATATCACGGATTTTCGGGCGGGCGACGAGATATATGGCCTGGCTGATTTTCCACGGGACGGGGCGGCCGCCGAGTTCGCGGCAGTGCGTGCGGCGAACCTCGCGTTAAAGCCACGCAGCATCCCACACGTGCAGGCGGCGGCACTGCCGCTTTCGGCGCTGACCGCCTGGCAGGCGCTCTTCGAACACGCGCATCTCGCTGTGGGGCAAGCCGTGCTGATCCACGGAGGCGCCGGCGGGGTGGGAACGTTGGCAGTGCAACTGGCACGGTGGCGAGGGGCCCACGTACTAGCCACGGCATCTGCGCGCGACACGGCGCTCGTGCGCAGTCTGGGGGCTGACGACGTGATCGACTACCACGCTACGCGTTTCGAAGACATTCTGCGAGACATCGATGTAGTGCTGGACACGATCGGCGGCGAGACGCGGGAGCGTTCCTGGCGCGTGCTGCGGAAGGGCGGTGTGCTAGTGACAACGGTCTCCGCGATTCCGGCTGATGTCGCCGAGCAGCACAGCGTGCGCGGTGTGTTTTTCATTGTTAGCGGAAATCGAAAGCAGCTTGATCAAATCACCGGACTCGTGGACACCGGGAAGCTGAAGCCGGTATTATCCGAGGTGCTTCCGCTTGCCCGCGCACGCGAAGCGTTCGAGCACGGTGCTGCAGGCCACACTCCAGGCAAAATCGTGCTTCAGGTGGCTGCATAG
- the plsY gene encoding glycerol-3-phosphate 1-O-acyltransferase PlsY has product MTAASAGLIMFGYLIGAVPTGLVLVRLLSGADIREHGSGNIGAANVLRVAGPAVAAVVLAADVLKGYLPVWLAIRYGGGPWTTVLCGLATIAGHNWSVLLRFGGGKGIATSFGVLLGLSLPAALVAAAVYVLVVALTRYSSLGSLLAAVPVTSSLWRLRAPDAYVVFGVVAVAFAIYRHRGNIERLRAGTERRITDRESPTR; this is encoded by the coding sequence ATGACGGCGGCGTCGGCGGGCCTCATCATGTTCGGCTACCTGATCGGGGCGGTGCCGACGGGGTTGGTGCTCGTGCGCCTCTTGTCCGGGGCCGACATACGCGAGCACGGCAGCGGCAACATCGGCGCCGCCAACGTGCTTCGGGTGGCGGGCCCCGCGGTCGCGGCCGTCGTGCTTGCCGCAGACGTCCTCAAGGGCTACCTACCCGTGTGGCTGGCGATCCGGTACGGCGGGGGGCCCTGGACGACCGTGCTGTGCGGGCTGGCCACGATCGCTGGCCACAACTGGTCGGTGCTCCTGCGCTTCGGCGGCGGCAAAGGGATCGCGACGTCGTTCGGGGTGCTGCTGGGGCTATCGCTTCCGGCCGCGCTGGTGGCCGCTGCGGTCTATGTCCTCGTCGTCGCCCTGACCCGCTACTCCTCGCTAGGCTCGCTGCTCGCAGCCGTCCCCGTGACGTCCTCCCTGTGGCGCCTCCGCGCGCCGGATGCCTACGTCGTTTTCGGCGTCGTGGCCGTCGCGTTCGCGATCTACCGGCACCGCGGCAACATCGAGCGCCTCCGCGCCGGCACGGAGCGCCGGATCACCGACCGCGAGTCCCCCACGCGCTAA
- a CDS encoding IS110 family transposase, producing MVTVGVDLHKRVSQIAVLTPAGEIVQHRLDNDAEKIAQFFGQIPAPASVAIEASGTWWWLADLLEQLGHHPVLSNPKQTKAIAAAKLKNDRVDAELLALLLRADLLPRVWIPPAALREARELLRHRIGLVWLRTRTKNALQSLVARRNLSPRSAMSWMSASGQRELAALPLAPQPGTIRQQYFALLDFLNQQIRVVDKTLMEHWQADPQVRRLTTIPGIGFFTATLLVLELGDIHRFPSAKHVASYAGLTPRVRASGERLRTGQISKEGNRLIRWALVMAATQAARRPGPLRVWFRAMQRRRGTKIARVALARRLSEIVYQVWKTETDYFSTMNRTACAGAGPLVSLVSGPLS from the coding sequence ATGGTGACGGTTGGGGTAGACCTCCACAAGCGCGTGTCCCAGATTGCAGTGCTCACGCCGGCCGGCGAGATCGTACAGCATCGCCTGGACAATGATGCGGAGAAGATCGCGCAGTTTTTCGGTCAGATCCCGGCACCGGCGTCCGTGGCCATCGAGGCCTCAGGCACCTGGTGGTGGCTCGCGGACCTACTCGAGCAACTCGGTCATCACCCAGTGCTCTCCAACCCGAAGCAAACGAAAGCGATCGCCGCGGCCAAGCTGAAGAATGACCGCGTCGACGCGGAGCTCCTGGCGCTATTGTTGCGGGCTGATCTCCTCCCGCGAGTGTGGATCCCTCCGGCGGCGTTGCGCGAGGCGCGCGAGCTCCTCCGACATCGCATTGGCCTAGTGTGGCTCCGTACCCGGACAAAGAATGCATTGCAGAGCCTCGTGGCGCGCCGAAACCTTTCCCCACGGTCGGCGATGAGCTGGATGAGTGCCTCGGGGCAACGCGAGCTGGCGGCGTTGCCTTTAGCGCCGCAGCCGGGGACCATCAGGCAGCAATATTTCGCGCTGCTGGATTTCCTCAATCAACAGATCCGTGTGGTCGATAAGACGTTGATGGAACACTGGCAAGCCGACCCGCAGGTGCGTCGACTCACGACGATCCCGGGGATCGGCTTCTTCACCGCCACGCTATTGGTGCTGGAGCTCGGCGATATCCATCGCTTTCCCTCCGCGAAACACGTGGCCAGCTATGCGGGCCTAACGCCCCGGGTGCGCGCGAGCGGCGAGCGGCTTCGTACCGGCCAGATCTCAAAGGAGGGCAACCGCTTGATCCGGTGGGCCCTGGTCATGGCAGCGACACAGGCCGCCCGCCGGCCGGGTCCATTGCGTGTCTGGTTTCGCGCGATGCAACGACGCCGCGGTACAAAGATCGCCAGAGTCGCGCTGGCGCGGCGGCTGAGCGAGATCGTCTACCAAGTGTGGAAGACGGAGACGGATTACTTCTCCACGATGAATCGGACGGCTTGTGCAGGGGCGGGCCCGTTAGTTTCTCTGGTCTCCGGACCGCTATCTTGA
- a CDS encoding ABC transporter substrate-binding protein: protein MRVALSRRQVLTMAGGAAAAGWLGAARAPVRAQGMTPLQVGIAFQNLDAVCAWIALDRGYFQRYGLDVTIVTIQGGARTMAAMAGADVPLAFTAGSDVITARSRGVPLSLVAGLIDKFPYDFVVAKNISSGAQLKGSKGAISGFGGSSHFAALYALGKLGVNPTDVTLLQVGNEPARLAALQSGQIQFTVLTAGLDLEAFDMGFKPMLKLYTLDQPYQHTGIAVNTNWAKAHASTLDGFMKAIVTGTVYVQDPLHVAAAQALIHKHLPIKDDNLRRGLALYREQFYQTYPLVTVPGMEFILRQKKMTDPVTEFYDNSYIQALQSANFAATAKKSL from the coding sequence GTGCGTGTAGCCCTCAGCAGGCGACAGGTCCTGACGATGGCCGGAGGCGCCGCGGCCGCGGGGTGGCTCGGGGCCGCCCGGGCGCCGGTCCGGGCGCAGGGCATGACGCCGCTCCAGGTCGGCATCGCGTTCCAGAACCTCGACGCGGTCTGCGCGTGGATCGCGCTGGACCGGGGGTACTTTCAGCGGTACGGGCTCGACGTGACGATCGTCACCATCCAAGGGGGCGCCCGGACGATGGCGGCGATGGCGGGCGCCGACGTCCCCCTCGCGTTCACGGCCGGGTCCGACGTCATCACCGCCCGGTCCCGCGGGGTACCGCTGTCGTTGGTCGCGGGCCTCATCGACAAGTTCCCGTACGACTTCGTGGTGGCGAAGAACATCTCCAGCGGGGCACAGCTCAAGGGGAGCAAGGGCGCGATCAGCGGCTTCGGTGGCTCGTCCCATTTTGCCGCGCTCTACGCGCTCGGCAAGCTCGGGGTCAATCCCACCGACGTGACGCTGCTGCAGGTCGGCAACGAACCGGCCCGGCTCGCGGCGCTCCAGTCCGGGCAGATCCAGTTCACCGTGCTCACGGCGGGGCTCGATCTCGAGGCGTTCGACATGGGATTCAAGCCGATGCTCAAGCTGTATACGCTGGACCAGCCCTACCAGCACACCGGGATCGCCGTCAATACGAACTGGGCCAAGGCGCACGCGTCGACGCTGGACGGGTTCATGAAGGCCATCGTGACGGGCACCGTGTACGTCCAGGACCCCCTTCACGTGGCCGCCGCGCAGGCGCTCATTCACAAGCACCTGCCGATCAAGGACGACAACCTGCGGCGCGGATTGGCGCTCTACCGCGAGCAGTTCTATCAGACCTACCCGCTGGTCACGGTCCCGGGGATGGAGTTCATCCTGCGGCAGAAGAAAATGACCGACCCGGTCACGGAGTTCTACGACAACAGCTACATCCAGGCGCTCCAGAGCGCGAACTTCGCGGCGACGGCGAAGAAGTCGCTCTGA
- a CDS encoding isochorismatase family protein, whose product MPRPGTAAICALLAIACGAVPRALPGPADAAPAGPRTIVDEWTAAKAPPAPPLKPVTADPGTTAFLILDVQRQNCASRPRCAATVPRIAALLARATAAGVLVVYSVFPGGHVDDILPEVRPLPGQPLVAAGPDKFLNTNLDAVLRGRSIKTVIVSGTAANGAVLATSSEAAERGFAVAVPLDLMSAEALYAEQYTAWHLSHAPVISPHITLTRSDLIRF is encoded by the coding sequence ATGCCCCGCCCCGGGACGGCCGCGATCTGCGCGCTGCTCGCGATCGCGTGCGGCGCCGTCCCGCGCGCTCTTCCCGGTCCGGCGGACGCCGCGCCCGCCGGACCGCGGACGATTGTGGACGAGTGGACGGCGGCGAAGGCGCCGCCGGCGCCCCCGCTCAAGCCGGTGACCGCGGACCCCGGAACGACGGCGTTTCTCATCCTCGACGTCCAGCGACAAAACTGCGCGTCCCGGCCCCGGTGCGCCGCGACCGTGCCCCGGATCGCCGCGCTGCTGGCCCGCGCGACCGCCGCGGGGGTGCTGGTCGTGTACAGCGTCTTTCCCGGAGGGCACGTCGACGACATCCTCCCCGAGGTCCGTCCGCTTCCGGGCCAGCCGCTTGTGGCCGCGGGACCGGACAAATTCTTGAACACGAATCTCGACGCGGTGCTGCGCGGCCGCAGCATCAAGACCGTCATCGTGTCCGGCACGGCGGCCAACGGGGCGGTGCTGGCCACGAGCAGCGAGGCGGCGGAGCGGGGATTCGCGGTGGCGGTGCCGCTCGACCTCATGTCCGCCGAGGCGCTCTACGCGGAGCAGTACACAGCCTGGCACCTGAGCCACGCCCCCGTGATCTCTCCGCATATCACCCTCACACGGAGCGATCTGATCCGGTTCTGA
- a CDS encoding thiamine pyrophosphate-dependent enzyme, protein MPPDARRPEYGSDVIVDCLKAFDVEYAALNPGATYRGLHDSLVNYGGNTRPQIIQCCHEEIAVAVAHGYGKAKGRPMAAIVHDLVGLLHATMAVYIAWLDRAPVLVLGATGPMAVEQRRPWIDWIHTALVQGQAVRDYVKWDDQPASLESIVDSVVRGHRVAMTEPRGPVYLCFDAALQEQRLTGPVPIPPVGRFAPPAPAQADPRAVETAARWLVEARYPVAVADYVGRNPDGVGALVDLTEVLNLPVIDLGSRFNFPNTHPLDLTGADEGLLADADVVLALDVFDLQKALGTVDRTTRLARSLVGPDAKVIHISLNDLVTRAWAQEYGRLQPVDLAVTADTAVALPALAAACRALLHDDAGHRARSQTRRAALDRIRREVRGRWHEAAERASDARPISFPRLAAELWEVVRDEDWALVNRTLRGWTRRLWDWTVPAQYVGALMGGGVGYGVGHAIGAALAHADTDKLCIDIQPDGDFLYTSSALWTAAHHRTPLLVVMFNNRSYFNDEDHQVLMAKARGRPVENAHIGLRMDDPPVDFAGLARSLGVYAEGPIDDPADLRPALSRAVRHVRRERRPALVDVVTQSR, encoded by the coding sequence ATGCCGCCCGACGCGCGGAGGCCCGAATACGGATCCGACGTCATCGTCGACTGCCTGAAGGCGTTCGATGTGGAGTACGCCGCGCTCAATCCCGGCGCGACCTATCGGGGGCTGCACGACTCCCTGGTCAATTACGGCGGCAACACGCGCCCACAGATCATCCAATGCTGCCACGAGGAGATCGCGGTGGCCGTCGCGCACGGCTACGGCAAGGCCAAGGGCCGGCCCATGGCCGCGATCGTGCACGACCTCGTCGGGCTGCTGCACGCCACGATGGCGGTCTACATCGCGTGGCTGGATCGCGCCCCCGTGCTCGTGCTCGGCGCCACCGGGCCGATGGCCGTCGAGCAGCGGCGGCCGTGGATCGATTGGATCCACACGGCGCTCGTGCAGGGGCAGGCCGTGCGCGATTACGTGAAATGGGATGACCAGCCGGCGAGCCTCGAGAGCATCGTCGACTCGGTCGTCCGCGGCCATCGGGTCGCCATGACCGAGCCGCGCGGCCCGGTGTACCTCTGCTTCGACGCCGCGCTCCAGGAGCAGCGGCTCACCGGTCCCGTGCCGATTCCCCCGGTCGGGCGGTTTGCGCCGCCGGCGCCGGCGCAGGCGGACCCGCGGGCCGTGGAGACGGCCGCCCGCTGGCTGGTCGAGGCCAGGTACCCCGTCGCCGTGGCGGATTACGTCGGCCGGAACCCGGACGGCGTCGGCGCCCTGGTCGACCTGACGGAGGTCCTGAACCTGCCGGTCATCGACCTCGGCAGCCGCTTCAATTTCCCGAACACCCATCCGCTCGATCTGACCGGGGCGGACGAGGGCCTGCTCGCGGACGCGGACGTGGTGCTCGCCCTGGACGTCTTTGACCTGCAGAAGGCGCTCGGGACGGTCGACCGGACGACCCGGCTCGCCCGAAGCCTCGTCGGTCCGGACGCCAAAGTGATCCACATCTCCCTGAACGATCTCGTCACCCGCGCGTGGGCGCAGGAGTACGGCCGGCTGCAGCCGGTCGACCTGGCGGTGACCGCCGACACCGCGGTGGCGCTGCCGGCGCTGGCCGCCGCCTGCCGGGCGCTCCTGCACGATGACGCCGGACACCGTGCGCGATCCCAGACGCGCCGGGCGGCTCTCGACCGGATCCGCCGCGAGGTCCGCGGCCGCTGGCACGAGGCCGCCGAGCGCGCCTCGGACGCGCGTCCCATCTCGTTTCCCCGGCTGGCCGCGGAGCTGTGGGAGGTGGTCCGGGACGAGGACTGGGCGCTCGTCAACCGGACGCTGCGCGGGTGGACGCGGCGGCTGTGGGACTGGACTGTGCCCGCGCAATACGTCGGCGCGCTCATGGGGGGCGGCGTCGGGTACGGCGTGGGCCACGCGATCGGCGCCGCGCTCGCGCATGCGGACACGGACAAACTCTGCATCGACATCCAGCCGGACGGCGACTTCCTGTATACCTCGAGCGCGCTCTGGACCGCGGCCCATCACCGCACGCCCCTGCTCGTCGTGATGTTCAACAACCGGTCGTACTTCAACGACGAGGATCACCAGGTGTTGATGGCCAAGGCCCGGGGCCGCCCGGTGGAGAACGCGCACATCGGCCTGCGCATGGACGATCCGCCGGTCGACTTCGCGGGGCTCGCGCGATCGCTCGGCGTGTACGCGGAGGGCCCGATCGACGATCCGGCCGATCTTCGCCCGGCGCTCAGCCGCGCCGTCCGGCACGTGCGGCGCGAACGGCGGCCGGCGCTCGTGGACGTCGTCACGCAATCCCGGTAG
- a CDS encoding ABC transporter substrate-binding protein: MRIVRTALGTLAAAVLVASLGAPPGPAWSGPAGQAGPGATMLWVAASGSQAVAWVTQEGHYFTRNGVNVNLEYISGSPTAAAALVGGRVDFVQMAGPAVVTADAHGAHLVMVMGFVTKPVFVVMATPDIKSPDQLKGKTVAVVKVGSSDDFMLREALTHWSLAPETDVKITGVGSVAGQIAALSKHLVDAAVFDPPNDVLASQVGAHLLARVADLGIPYQAAGLVTTREYIRAHPDIVAKVVRAMTEGVHRFKTDRAFAEEVMAKYLKNSDPVVVNASYDAYVDVFAQVPAPSKAGLQEIAKQDLATGALRSPIDVTPMLDASFVERLAQTGFIQRLYAK; encoded by the coding sequence ATGCGAATCGTGCGCACGGCGCTCGGGACGTTGGCGGCGGCGGTGCTCGTCGCGAGCCTCGGGGCGCCGCCCGGCCCGGCTTGGTCCGGCCCAGCGGGCCAGGCCGGGCCGGGCGCGACGATGTTGTGGGTCGCGGCGTCCGGCTCCCAGGCCGTGGCGTGGGTGACCCAGGAGGGGCATTACTTCACGCGCAACGGCGTGAACGTGAACCTCGAATACATCTCCGGCAGTCCGACTGCGGCCGCCGCGCTTGTGGGCGGGCGCGTCGATTTCGTCCAGATGGCCGGCCCGGCCGTCGTGACGGCGGACGCGCACGGCGCGCATCTCGTCATGGTGATGGGGTTCGTGACCAAGCCGGTGTTCGTCGTCATGGCGACACCCGACATCAAGAGCCCGGATCAGCTCAAGGGCAAGACCGTGGCGGTCGTCAAGGTCGGGTCCTCCGACGACTTCATGTTGCGCGAGGCGCTGACACACTGGAGCCTGGCGCCCGAGACCGACGTCAAGATCACCGGCGTCGGCTCGGTGGCGGGGCAGATCGCCGCCCTGTCGAAACACTTGGTCGACGCCGCGGTCTTCGATCCGCCGAACGACGTGCTGGCTTCGCAGGTGGGCGCGCATCTGCTGGCCCGCGTGGCCGACCTCGGGATTCCCTACCAGGCGGCCGGGCTCGTGACGACGCGCGAGTACATCCGGGCGCATCCCGACATCGTCGCGAAAGTGGTGCGCGCGATGACCGAAGGGGTCCACCGGTTCAAGACCGACCGGGCCTTCGCCGAGGAAGTTATGGCCAAGTACCTGAAGAACAGCGATCCCGTGGTCGTGAACGCGTCGTACGACGCCTACGTCGACGTGTTTGCGCAGGTGCCGGCGCCGAGCAAGGCCGGGCTTCAGGAGATCGCCAAACAAGATCTGGCGACCGGCGCGCTCCGGAGCCCGATCGACGTGACGCCGATGCTCGACGCGTCGTTCGTCGAGCGCCTCGCGCAGACCGGGTTCATCCAGCGTCTGTACGCCAAGTGA